In Actinoplanes octamycinicus, the genomic window CGAGGACCCGGACCGCGACTTCGCGCCGTCACCCGGGCGGATCGCCCGGCTGGACCTGCCGGCCGGGCCGGGCATCCGGGTGGACACCGGGGTCAGCGAGGGCGACCGCATCCCGGCCGCGTTCGACTCGATGATCGCGAAGATCATCGCGTACGGGCGGGACCGCGAGGAGGCGCTCGGCCGGCTGCGGCGGGCGATGGCCGAGACCACGGTGATCATCGAGGGTGGCGCCACCAACAAGAGTTTCGTGCTCGACCTGCTCGACCAGCCCGAGGTGATCGACGGCAGCGCGGACACCGGCTGGATCGACCGGGTCCGCGCCGACGGCCGCCTGGTCGGGCACCGGCACTCGGCGATCGCGCTGGCCGCGGCGGCCGTCGAGGCGTACCGGGACGAGGAGGAGGTGACCCGGCAGCGGCTGCTCAGCACCGCGCACGGCGGCCGCCCGCAGGCCCGGCACGAGTCCGGCCGCCCGCTCGACCTCAAACTGCGCGGCATCGGTTACCGGGTCTGGGTGGCGCGCGCCGGCGGCGACCGGTTCCGGGTCGGCATCGCGGCGGCCGGCGGCGACGTGCACCACGTCGACGTCCGGGTGGAGCGGTACGACGCGCACACCGGCCGGCTGATCGCGAACGGTCAGCGGTTCCGGGTGGTGTCGGCCACTCACGGCCCGGTGCATACCGTCGAGGTGGACGGGGTCACCCACCGGATCAGCCGGGACGAGGGCGGGGTCGTCCGCGCCCCGGCCCCGGCCCTGGTGGTGGCGACCCCGCTGGCGGTCGGTGACGAGGTGGCCGCGGACGCCCCGGTCCTGGTGCTGGAGAGCATGAAGATGGAGACGGTGCTGCGCGCGCCGTTCCGGGCCCGGGTGCGCGAGTGCCCGGTGGTGGTCGGCAGCCAGGTGGAGACCGGCGCGCCGCTGATGCGGCTGGAGCCGATCGCCGGCGAGGAGACCGGCGCGGCCACCGCCGAACCGGCCGCGAAGATCGAGATCGACCTGCCGGCCGAGCCGTCCCACCTGGCCACCGCCGAGGACGCGGTCGGCGAACTGCGCACCGTGCTGCTCGGTTACGACACCGACGCGGAGCACCGGCGGCGGACGCTGGCCGGTTACCTGGCCGCCCGCGCCGGATCGGACGGCGGCCCGCTCGCCGCCGAACTGGACCTGCTGACCGTCTTCGCCGACCTGCTCGAACTGGGCCGCAACCGGGCCGGCGACCTGTTCCACACCTACCTGCGCAGCCTGGACGTGGAGCGGGCCGGCTCGCCACCGCTGTTCCGCACCCGGCTGACCCGGGTGCTCGGCCACTACGGTGTGACCGGCCTGGACCGGAAGCCGGAGCTGGAGGACGCGATCTTCCGGATCTTCCTGGCCCAGCAGCGGGCGTCCGACGACGCCGCGGTCGCCGCCGAGGTGCTGCGGCAGTGGCTGGCCGATCCCCCGCCGGCCGGCGCGGAAGCGGCCGGGCGCGTCCTGGAGCACCTGATCGAGGCGACCCAGGTGCGCTTCCCGGCGGTCGCCGACCTGGCCCGCGGGGTGGTGTTCCGCTGGTTCGCCCAGCCGCTGCTGCGCCGCGGCCGGGCCGAGGTCTACGCGGCGATCCGCGCCGACCTGCGGCACCTGGACCAGCACCCGGACGCCCCGGACCGGGCGGAGCGGATCGACCGGATGGTGGCCGGCGCGGCACCCCTGGTCCGGCTCTTCGGGCAGCGGATCGGACGGCCCGGACGGGATCACTCGGCGCTGCTGGAGGCGCAGGCCCGCCGCTACTACGGCGACGCCACCGTCTTCTCGGCGGCGGTCCCGGTCTCCGAGTTGGATCAGGTCCTGGACCGGCTGCCGGCCGGGATCGCCGAGGCGGACATCTACCTGGCCTGGCCCGGCCAACCGGACGCCGCCACGATGGCCACCCGGTTGGGCGCGCTGATCGCGGACCACGCGGTGCCGGCCGCCGTCCACCGGATCACCGTCGTGGTGGCCGCCGCCCGCGGGACCGTGCACCACCACTTCACCTTCCGCCGGGGCGCCTCCGGTTTCACCGAGGACCCGCTGATCCGGGACCTGCACCCGCGGCTCGCCGAGCGGCTGCGGCTGCCCGCGCTGCGCGCGTTCGACCTGACCCGGCTGCCCTCGGCGGACGAGGAGATCTACCTGTTCCAGGCGGCGGCCAAGAGCAACCCGGCCGACGAGCGGCTGATCGCGATGAACCAGATCCGCGACCTGACGCCGCTGCGCGACGCGGACGGGACCCTGGTGGCCCTGCCGACCGCGGAGGCGGCGCTGGCGTCCAGCCTGGACGCGATCCGCGCGGTGCAGGCGCGCCGCCCGGCACACCAGCGGTTCGACACCAACCGGATCGTGATGTACGTCTGGCCGGTCGCCGATCTGGACCGGGCCGATCTGGACGGGCTGATCCGGCGGATCCTGCCGACCACCGCCGGGGCCGGACTCGAGGAGATCCTGATCATCGGGCGGCAGCCGGACGAGGTGGCGGTGCGGATCGTCTTCGCGCCGGGGCAGGAGCCCCGGGTCGAGGTGGGCGCGCCGCCGGACGAGCCGGTGCGGCCGGTGGACGGCTACCGGCAGAAGGTGCTGCGGGCGGCTCGGCGGGGGACGGTCTACCCGTACGAGCTGGTCGAGCACCTCGGCACGTTCGAGGAGTACGACCTGGACGAGCGGCATATGCTGACGCCGGTGTCGCGGCCGAAGGGCGGCAATGCGGCCGCGCTGGTCGCCGGCGTGGTCCGGACGGTCACGTCGCGGCATCCGGAGGGCATCACCCGGGTGGTGCTGCTGGGTGACCCGACCAAGTCGCTGGGCGCGTTGTCCGAGCCGGAGTGCCGCCGGGTGATCGCGGCTCTCGACCTGGCCGAGTCGCTGCGGGTGCCGCTGGAGTGGTACGCGCTGTCCTCCGGGGCGCGGATCTCGATGAGCTCCGGCACCGAGAACATGGACTGGGTGGCCGCCGCGCTCAAGCGGATCGTCGAGTTCACCCAGGCCGGCGGCGAGATCAACATCGTGGTCGCGGGGATCAACGTGGGCGCCCAGCCGTACTGGAACGCCGAAGCCACCATGCTCATGCACACCAAGGGCATCCTGGTGATGACCCCGGACTCGGCGATGGTGCTGACCGGCAAACAGTCCCTGGACTTCTCCGGCGGCGTCTCGGCCGAGGACAACTTCGGCATCGGCGGCTACGACCGGGTCATGGGCCCCAACGGCCAGGCCCAGTACTGGGCGCCGAACCTGATGGCCGCCCGCGACGTGCTCATGTCGCACTACGACCACACCTATGTGGTGCCGGGCGAGACCGGCCCGCGGCCGGTCGAGAGCACCGACCCGGTCGACCGGGACATCTCCGACTTCCCGCACGTGGTCGACGGCAGCGACTTCACCACGGTCGGCGAGATCTTCTCGGCCGCCTCCAACCCGGACCGCAAGAAGCCGTTCGACATCCGTACGGTCATGCGCGCCCTGGCCGACCAGGACCACCCGGTGCTGGAACGCTGGGCCGGGATGGCCGACGCGGAAACCGCCGTCGTGCAGGACGCCCACCTCGGCGGCATGCCGGTCTGCCTGCTCGGCATCGAGTCCCGCTCGGTCCCGCGCCGCGGGTTCCCGCCCACCGACGGCCCGGACACCTACACCGCCGGCACCCTGTTCCCCCGCTCCTCGAAGAAAGCAGCCCGGGCGATCAACGCCGCCAGCGGCAACCGCCCCCTCGTGGTACTGGCGAACCTGTCCGGCTTCGACGGCTCCCCCGAATCGATGCGCAAACTCCAGCTCGAATACGGCGCCGAGATCGGCCGGGCCATCGTCAACTTCCAAGGCCCGATCGTGTTCACCGTGATCTCCCGCTACCACGGCGGCGCGTTCGTCGTCTTCTCCAAGGCACTCAACCCGAACATGACCGTCCTCGCCCTGGAAGGCTCGTTCGCCTCGGTCCTCGGTGGCGCACCGGCCGCGGCCGTGGTGTTCACCGGCGACGTCAACAAGCGCACCGCCAACGACCCGCGGATCGTCGAGCTGCAGGACGAGGTCGGCGCGGCGACCGGGGCCGAGCGGGCCACCCGGAACGCGCAGCTCGCCGAGCTGCGCTCGTCGGTCCGGGCGGAGAAGCTGGGTGAGGTGGCGGCCGAGTTCGACCGGGTGCACAGCATCCAGCGGGCCGTCGAGGTCGGCTCGGTGGACGCGGTGATCAAGGCGGGCGAGTTGCGGCCGCGGATCATCGAGGCGATCAGCGGCGGCCGGCGGTGACGACCTCCGGCAGCGGGCCGGCTGGGGCTGAGGCCGCCTGCGGGTCACGGTCCCCGGCTGGCCCTCAGGGGTCCTTCAACGCTCTCGAGACACCCCTGAGGCCCAGCCGACACCGGCCACCGCTGGCCGGGGCTGGGACCGCCTTCGGGTCACGGTCCCCGGCTGGGCCTCAGGGGTCCTTCAACGCTCTCGAGACACCCCTGAGGCCCAGCCGACACCGGCCACCGCCGGCTGGGGTTGGGCGGGCTGGGGCTGGGGGCGGGGCGGGTGCGGCGGCCGGGGCGGGGTGCGGCGCTCGTGCCGCAGCACTCGGGCGGCCAGGACCGCGGCCAGCAGGAAGAGGGCGGCGACGGTGAGCCAGGCGGGGCCGTACCCGAAGGTGTCGGCGATCGCGCCGAGCGGGATCGGCCCGGCCACGAAACCGGCGAAGAAGCCGAGCGACAGCAGCGCGGACGACGGGCCGAGCGGGCCGCAGCGCCGGTCCCGCACGATCAGCACCATGGTGACCGCGTTGGCGCCGACCGCGGTGGCGCCGACCCCGATCGTGCCGGCCCAGAGCGCGACCGGCCCGAGCCCGGCGGCCGCCCAGATCAGCGCCGCCGACCCGGCCGCGCCCGCGGCCAGCCGCCGCAGCAGCGGGCTGAGCAGCACCAGCGTGGCGGCATGACGGGACCAGAGCAGCCGGGACGCCACCCCGGCCAGGCCGAGCGCCGCGATCAGCGCGGCCGAGGTGCCCGGCGGCTGGTGCAGCCGTTCCTGGCCGTAGAGGGTGGCGAAGGTGGCCACCGCGGACACCCCGCAGCCGAGCACCGCCAGGAAGACCATGAGCAGGGCCAGGAACCGGTTGGGGCGGGCCGGGCGCCAGCTGAAGGCCGGCGGCGGGGCCGGCCGGGCCGGGATCCGGAGCACCGTGCCGGCCAGCGCGGCCAGCGCCAGCGGTGCGCCGGCCAGCAGCACCGCGCGCCAGCCGGCCAGCCCGGTCAGCAGCGGCGCGGCCAGCCCGACCACCAGGGCGGAGAGCTGCACGCCGGCCTGTTTCCGGCCGACCGCGCCGGCCCGCTCGGCCGGCGCCAGGTTCTCGGTGATCGCCAGGTTGGTGGCCGGGTTGGAGAGCGCCTGCCCGACCCCGCTGAGGACCATCGCGGCGATCAGCCCGGGATAGCCGGTGGCCGAGCCCATCAGCAGGAACGCGGCGGTGGCCACCCCGAAGAGGCCGAGCAGCGCGGCCCGCGCGCCGATCCGGTCGACCAGGCCGCCCGACCAGAGCGACAGCACCGCGGCGGTGCCGAAGACCGCGGCCGGCAGCGCGCCCAGCGCGGCCCGGGACAGCCCGAACGTCGCGGTGATCTGCGCGCCCACCGCGCCGACCGAGTAGAGCACCGAGGTCGGCAACGCCATCGCCAGCACCAGGACCGGGCCGAGCAGGCGGCCCCGCGGGCGCACGGTAGCGATCATGCTTCAGGGCCGTCCGGGGGCCAGCTTCAGCCGGTCGCCCAGCACCAGCGGCAGGAAGAACTCCAGCACCACCGGGCCGGCGGTCAGCCGCGGGTCGGTGGCGCACCGGTCCAGCAGGATGGCCAGGTCGTCGTGGCTGAGCCGGAGCGTCACCGGCCGCCCGGAGGTGCCGAACACCCAGCTCAGGAACGCCACCGCGGCGCCGTCCGGGATCGCCGCCCAGGGCGGCTCGGTGGGCGCCGCGACCACCTCGACGAGCGGCACGGCGGGCAGCCCGTCCGGGACCGGGAAGCCGGGTCCGACCAGGGCGGCCCGTACCTCGTCCGGGTCCGGCACCGAGTGATCCAGGTGGGCCGGGCCGACCGGCAGGCAGGCCGCGCCGGCCAGCCAGACCCCGACGATCGCGGCGACCAGGGCGGTGCCGC contains:
- a CDS encoding MFS transporter — encoded protein: MRPRGRLLGPVLVLAMALPTSVLYSVGAVGAQITATFGLSRAALGALPAAVFGTAAVLSLWSGGLVDRIGARAALLGLFGVATAAFLLMGSATGYPGLIAAMVLSGVGQALSNPATNLAITENLAPAERAGAVGRKQAGVQLSALVVGLAAPLLTGLAGWRAVLLAGAPLALAALAGTVLRIPARPAPPPAFSWRPARPNRFLALLMVFLAVLGCGVSAVATFATLYGQERLHQPPGTSAALIAALGLAGVASRLLWSRHAATLVLLSPLLRRLAAGAAGSAALIWAAAGLGPVALWAGTIGVGATAVGANAVTMVLIVRDRRCGPLGPSSALLSLGFFAGFVAGPIPLGAIADTFGYGPAWLTVAALFLLAAVLAARVLRHERRTPPRPPHPPRPQPQPAQPQPAVAGVGWASGVSRER
- a CDS encoding ATP-binding protein translates to MFERVAIVNRGEAAMRLIHAVRDLSAQTGTRVQTVALYTDEDRTATFVREADLAHPIGPAAARPYLDHAVLERALLATGADAAWVGWGFVAEDPAFAELCERIGVTFIGPSPEAMRQLGDKIGSKLIAEKVGVPVAPWSRGEVATLADALRAGDEIGYPLMLKATAGGGGRGIRMVASADDLTEAYERTSQEALRAFGSGVVFLERLVTGARHVEVQVIADGQGTAWALGVRDCSVQRRNQKVIEESASPVMAPEQAAELKASAVRLALEVGYRGAGTVEFLYHPGEKLFAFLEVNTRLQVEHPITEITTGTDLVRLQLHVAAGGRLEGAPPAEAGHAVEARLNAEDPDRDFAPSPGRIARLDLPAGPGIRVDTGVSEGDRIPAAFDSMIAKIIAYGRDREEALGRLRRAMAETTVIIEGGATNKSFVLDLLDQPEVIDGSADTGWIDRVRADGRLVGHRHSAIALAAAAVEAYRDEEEVTRQRLLSTAHGGRPQARHESGRPLDLKLRGIGYRVWVARAGGDRFRVGIAAAGGDVHHVDVRVERYDAHTGRLIANGQRFRVVSATHGPVHTVEVDGVTHRISRDEGGVVRAPAPALVVATPLAVGDEVAADAPVLVLESMKMETVLRAPFRARVRECPVVVGSQVETGAPLMRLEPIAGEETGAATAEPAAKIEIDLPAEPSHLATAEDAVGELRTVLLGYDTDAEHRRRTLAGYLAARAGSDGGPLAAELDLLTVFADLLELGRNRAGDLFHTYLRSLDVERAGSPPLFRTRLTRVLGHYGVTGLDRKPELEDAIFRIFLAQQRASDDAAVAAEVLRQWLADPPPAGAEAAGRVLEHLIEATQVRFPAVADLARGVVFRWFAQPLLRRGRAEVYAAIRADLRHLDQHPDAPDRAERIDRMVAGAAPLVRLFGQRIGRPGRDHSALLEAQARRYYGDATVFSAAVPVSELDQVLDRLPAGIAEADIYLAWPGQPDAATMATRLGALIADHAVPAAVHRITVVVAAARGTVHHHFTFRRGASGFTEDPLIRDLHPRLAERLRLPALRAFDLTRLPSADEEIYLFQAAAKSNPADERLIAMNQIRDLTPLRDADGTLVALPTAEAALASSLDAIRAVQARRPAHQRFDTNRIVMYVWPVADLDRADLDGLIRRILPTTAGAGLEEILIIGRQPDEVAVRIVFAPGQEPRVEVGAPPDEPVRPVDGYRQKVLRAARRGTVYPYELVEHLGTFEEYDLDERHMLTPVSRPKGGNAAALVAGVVRTVTSRHPEGITRVVLLGDPTKSLGALSEPECRRVIAALDLAESLRVPLEWYALSSGARISMSSGTENMDWVAAALKRIVEFTQAGGEINIVVAGINVGAQPYWNAEATMLMHTKGILVMTPDSAMVLTGKQSLDFSGGVSAEDNFGIGGYDRVMGPNGQAQYWAPNLMAARDVLMSHYDHTYVVPGETGPRPVESTDPVDRDISDFPHVVDGSDFTTVGEIFSAASNPDRKKPFDIRTVMRALADQDHPVLERWAGMADAETAVVQDAHLGGMPVCLLGIESRSVPRRGFPPTDGPDTYTAGTLFPRSSKKAARAINAASGNRPLVVLANLSGFDGSPESMRKLQLEYGAEIGRAIVNFQGPIVFTVISRYHGGAFVVFSKALNPNMTVLALEGSFASVLGGAPAAAVVFTGDVNKRTANDPRIVELQDEVGAATGAERATRNAQLAELRSSVRAEKLGEVAAEFDRVHSIQRAVEVGSVDAVIKAGELRPRIIEAISGGRR
- a CDS encoding AMP-binding protein, producing MTAALLPAPTAPLPTSASPRPRPEPVLRVLARRAAETPDRVAVDDGGYLATYAELWHAAARTRRDLVEAGVEPGDVVAIAAGRGTALVAAIVGVWLAGAACLPVGPAHLDHSVPDPDEVRAALVGPGFPVPDGLPAVPLVEVVAAPTEPPWAAIPDGAAVAFLSWVFGTSGRPVTLRLSHDDLAILLDRCATDPRLTAGPVVLEFFLPLVLGDRLKLAPGRP